In one Variovorax sp. V213 genomic region, the following are encoded:
- a CDS encoding Bug family tripartite tricarboxylate transporter substrate binding protein — MNRMSFRRSIFALAMSMAAVIPEAQAQSAAAKWPSQPVRFVVPFPAGSAPDVLIRFVGAKLTQKWGQSVVVDNKPGGSGVIGMNTLLTGPTDGTTFGFVQGSAISVAPSTIKGVTYDFNRDFVPVTLAAVAPFVLAVPGDSPYKTLGELIAAAKARPQGIEVADNGRGTAPHLASALLGLQSGAQFLEVHYPGGAQAMQATLGGQTKMMVETYNVVAGNVQAGKLRILASTSDRVEPGLEQLPLATSTVPGVVAFGWFAVIAKKGVDPVILAKLNRDMGEALLLPDVVAKSRELGTYPRPGTPEQLAKYIEEDRRTWQGVLDKLNIKPE; from the coding sequence ATGAATCGAATGAGCTTTCGCCGATCGATTTTCGCACTCGCGATGTCGATGGCCGCAGTTATTCCCGAGGCCCAGGCGCAGTCTGCCGCCGCGAAGTGGCCGAGCCAGCCGGTGCGCTTCGTGGTGCCGTTCCCGGCCGGCTCCGCGCCCGATGTGCTGATCCGCTTCGTCGGTGCCAAGCTCACCCAGAAGTGGGGCCAATCGGTGGTGGTCGACAACAAGCCGGGCGGCAGCGGCGTGATCGGCATGAACACACTCCTGACCGGGCCGACCGATGGCACGACCTTCGGCTTCGTCCAGGGCTCGGCCATCTCCGTCGCGCCCAGCACCATCAAGGGCGTGACCTACGACTTCAACCGCGACTTCGTGCCGGTCACCCTGGCGGCCGTGGCGCCCTTCGTGCTCGCCGTACCAGGCGACTCGCCCTACAAGACGCTCGGCGAGCTCATTGCCGCCGCAAAGGCCAGGCCACAGGGCATCGAGGTGGCCGACAACGGCCGCGGCACCGCGCCGCACCTCGCCTCGGCGCTGCTGGGCCTGCAATCGGGCGCGCAGTTCCTTGAAGTGCACTACCCGGGCGGCGCCCAGGCCATGCAGGCCACGCTCGGCGGCCAGACCAAGATGATGGTCGAGACCTACAACGTTGTCGCAGGCAATGTGCAGGCCGGCAAGTTGCGGATTCTGGCGTCGACGAGCGACCGCGTCGAACCCGGCCTCGAGCAGCTGCCCTTGGCTACTTCGACAGTGCCGGGCGTCGTGGCGTTCGGCTGGTTCGCGGTCATTGCGAAGAAGGGCGTGGATCCCGTCATCCTCGCCAAGCTCAACAGGGACATGGGCGAAGCGCTGCTGCTGCCCGATGTGGTCGCAAAGTCGCGAGAGCTGGGCACTTATCCGCGGCCCGGCACGCCCGAGCAGCTTGCCAAGTACATCGAAGAAGATCGCAGGACCTGGCAAGGCGTGCTCGACAAGCTCAACATCAAGCCGGAATAG